The Streptomyces sp. NBC_01255 genome window below encodes:
- the malQ gene encoding 4-alpha-glucanotransferase — translation MTLARLAARHGVATEYSPSAGVTVAVPDAAVVAVLGALGVDATTPEAVAAALDAAERAERERLLPPTLVRRRGEEPVRPPADLPPGTRLRVTTEEGAVLTGPDWDRLPLGVHTVEAQAPEGRSATATLIVSPARVPGPGRRTYGLLVQLYSLLSTRSWGMGDLGDLRELATWAGRTHGAGFVQVNPLHAGVPGAPSDPSPYRPSSRRFPDPVHLRIESVPEYAYVDPGRREELDRILAEAAELRERVLGKGALIDRDAVWDVKRRALELVVGSVELGPGRRADYHDFLAERGRALEDHATYQALAERHGPHWRGWPEELREPRSAERVVRADPALAARVDFHCRLAWLTDRQLAEAAEAARGAGMEVGIVHDLAVGVHPEGSDAWAQQEAFAAGMSVGAPPDAFNARGQDWGLPPWRPDALAAAGYAPYRGLLRELLRHAGALRIDHVMGLFRLWWVPEGSEPTEGTYVRYDAEAMLAVLALEAHRAGALVIGEDLGTVEPGVREELSRHGVFGTSVLWFERDWAGTGRPVPAAQWRAECVATATTHDLPPTAARLSGDHVALRHRLGLVDGDPERDRAADAAETTEWLGLFRRLGLLPEGPGGEEAEILAVHRFLLSTPARMVGVWLPDAVGDRRPQNLPGTWDEYPNWRLPVAGPDGQPLTLERLVASPRAHALLRELNTRTDPGSARTVPPGARPV, via the coding sequence GTGACCCTGGCCCGTCTCGCCGCCCGTCATGGCGTCGCCACCGAGTACAGCCCGTCCGCGGGCGTCACCGTCGCCGTGCCGGACGCCGCCGTGGTGGCCGTCCTCGGCGCCCTGGGCGTCGACGCGACCACGCCGGAGGCAGTCGCGGCCGCCCTCGACGCGGCGGAACGGGCCGAGCGGGAACGCCTGTTGCCGCCCACCCTGGTCCGGCGGCGGGGCGAGGAGCCCGTCCGCCCGCCGGCGGACCTGCCGCCCGGCACCCGGCTGCGGGTCACCACCGAGGAGGGCGCGGTCCTCACCGGCCCGGACTGGGACCGGCTGCCCCTCGGCGTCCACACGGTCGAGGCGCAGGCCCCCGAGGGACGCTCCGCCACCGCCACCCTGATCGTGAGCCCCGCGCGCGTGCCCGGCCCCGGGCGGCGCACGTACGGGCTGCTCGTCCAGCTCTACTCGCTGCTCTCCACGCGCTCCTGGGGCATGGGCGACCTCGGGGACCTGCGGGAGCTTGCCACCTGGGCGGGCCGGACGCACGGCGCGGGCTTCGTCCAGGTCAACCCGCTGCACGCGGGCGTGCCCGGGGCGCCGAGCGACCCCTCCCCGTACCGCCCCTCCTCGCGCCGCTTCCCGGACCCGGTCCACCTGCGGATCGAGTCCGTCCCCGAGTACGCGTACGTGGACCCCGGCCGGCGCGAGGAGCTCGACCGGATCCTCGCGGAGGCGGCCGAACTGCGCGAACGGGTCCTCGGCAAGGGCGCGCTGATCGACCGTGACGCCGTGTGGGACGTCAAGCGGCGGGCCCTGGAACTCGTGGTCGGGAGCGTGGAGCTCGGGCCGGGGCGGCGCGCCGACTACCACGACTTCCTCGCCGAGCGGGGCCGCGCCCTGGAGGACCACGCCACCTACCAGGCCCTCGCCGAGCGCCACGGTCCCCACTGGCGCGGCTGGCCCGAGGAGCTGCGCGAGCCCCGCTCGGCGGAGCGCGTCGTGCGCGCCGATCCCGCCCTCGCGGCCCGGGTCGACTTCCACTGCCGGCTGGCCTGGCTGACGGACCGGCAGCTGGCCGAGGCCGCCGAGGCGGCCCGCGGGGCCGGGATGGAGGTCGGGATCGTCCACGACCTGGCCGTCGGCGTCCACCCGGAGGGCTCGGACGCCTGGGCCCAGCAGGAGGCCTTCGCCGCCGGCATGTCGGTCGGCGCCCCGCCCGACGCCTTCAACGCCCGGGGCCAGGACTGGGGCCTGCCGCCGTGGCGGCCCGACGCCCTCGCCGCCGCGGGCTACGCCCCGTACCGCGGTCTCCTGCGTGAACTCCTGCGCCACGCGGGCGCCCTGCGCATCGACCACGTGATGGGCCTGTTCCGGCTCTGGTGGGTGCCGGAGGGCAGCGAGCCCACCGAGGGGACGTACGTCCGCTACGACGCCGAGGCGATGCTCGCCGTCCTCGCCCTGGAGGCGCACCGCGCGGGGGCCCTCGTCATCGGCGAGGACCTCGGCACGGTCGAGCCGGGCGTACGGGAGGAGCTGTCCCGGCACGGGGTGTTCGGGACCTCCGTGCTCTGGTTCGAGCGGGACTGGGCGGGCACCGGCCGCCCGGTGCCCGCGGCGCAGTGGCGCGCCGAGTGCGTGGCCACCGCCACCACCCACGACCTGCCCCCGACGGCCGCCCGGCTCTCCGGCGACCACGTCGCCCTGCGGCACCGGCTCGGGCTCGTCGACGGCGACCCGGAGCGCGACCGGGCGGCGGACGCGGCCGAGACCACCGAGTGGCTGGGGCTGTTCCGGCGGCTCGGGCTGCTCCCGGAGGGGCCGGGGGGCGAGGAGGCCGAGATCCTGGCCGTCCACCGGTTCCTGCTGAGCACCCCGGCCCGGATGGTGGGGGTGTGGCTGCCGGACGCGGTGGGGGACCGCAGGCCGCAGAACCTGCCGGGCACCTGGGACGAGTACCCCAACTGGCGGCTGCCGGTCGCGGGCCCGGACGGGCAGCCGCTCACCCTGGAACGCCTCGTGGCCTCGCCCCGCGCCCATGCTCTGCTGCGCGAGCTGAACACCCGTACGGACCCCGGGAGCGCCCGTACGGTACCCCCGGGCGCGCGGCCCGTTTAG
- a CDS encoding beta-N-acetylglucosaminidase domain-containing protein, protein MHLGRRKRTATAVAAAVIGGLLGGASPGAVHAAPVPPSADATAAPATSPATSPTATPPASAGSSAATAPTRAPATANAATAGAATTGTPAVWPRPQSLTGRGPAVRLGSEVTLLAEADADPYALTALRELFTAAGVRTVHTGLPGRGPVFRVTGPSDNAANAANAADADEATEAALTALRVPERLDLPRGGYRLATGRFQGRDTVVLDGVGEDGLFHAVQTLRQLVGAGGEIPGVVVRDWPGTAERGLTEGFYGRPWSLEQRLAQVDFLGRTKQNRYLYAPGDDPYRQAQWREPYPAAQQEEFRALAERARANHVTLGWAVAPAQSMCLASGADVAALTRKIDAMWELGVRSFQLQFPDAGYGEWHCAKDADAFGRDAEGAAAAHARVANAVARHLAERYPDGEPLTVLPTEYYQDGTTDYRTELAGALEADVRVAWTGVGVVPRTITGGELAGAREALGHPLVTMDNYPVNDYAQDRLFLGPSTGRDPAVAAGSAAFLAHAMEQPAASRIPLFTAADYAWNPKGYRPQESWRAAVDDLAGPDPAAREALRALAGNDASSILDPKGESAYLKPLMAAFWASRTSPDSAAGTAAKEKAARELRAAFTVMRQAPERLAATAGGTLDDETGPWLEQLSRYGLAGETAVDMLLAQSRGDGAAAWQAQLRLEPLREALKASRVTVGAGVLDPFLTRAVTESAAWTGADRTPANQADRAPDSYTVRLDRARPVEALTVMTARTDTDTGTGADSGAGAEQGARAGTDARVEAYVPGEGWRVLGPLSASGWTQADLKGLRADALRVVWSGEGPAPEVRSLVPWFADGPRAGLELARTETDAEIGGPAQRVDVELTGLRAGEVRGPMTAKAPKGIAVRLPKQAVVERGTRTTVPLEVSVGADVPAGAYRVPVSFAGEERVLTVRAFPRTAGPDLARAATASSSGDETPDFPASSAVDGDAATRWSSPAEDGAWWQLELAEPARIGQVVLHWQDAHASRYRVQVSADGRVWRTAATVADGRGGRESVRMDAADTRFLRIQGETRATPYGYSLWSVETYAVAPQDPPKKPAKETPEQPEGTPEEPAGTPERPEGTPEEQDAP, encoded by the coding sequence GTGCACCTCGGGCGCAGGAAGCGCACGGCGACGGCGGTCGCCGCCGCCGTCATCGGCGGACTCCTCGGAGGCGCCTCCCCGGGCGCGGTCCACGCGGCTCCCGTTCCTCCATCGGCCGACGCCACGGCCGCTCCCGCGACGTCTCCCGCGACGTCTCCCACGGCCACTCCCCCGGCCTCTGCCGGGTCATCGGCCGCCACGGCCCCCACGCGCGCGCCCGCGACAGCGAATGCCGCCACAGCCGGTGCCGCCACGACCGGGACGCCCGCCGTCTGGCCCCGACCCCAGTCGCTGACCGGCCGCGGACCCGCCGTACGCCTCGGGAGCGAGGTCACGCTGCTCGCGGAGGCCGACGCCGACCCGTACGCCCTCACCGCCCTGCGGGAGCTGTTCACGGCCGCCGGGGTACGGACCGTGCACACCGGACTCCCCGGCCGCGGCCCGGTGTTCCGGGTCACGGGCCCCTCCGACAACGCAGCCAACGCAGCCAACGCAGCCGACGCCGACGAGGCCACCGAGGCGGCGCTGACGGCGCTGCGCGTGCCCGAGCGACTCGATCTGCCGCGCGGCGGCTACCGGCTCGCGACGGGCCGCTTCCAGGGGCGGGACACCGTCGTCCTGGACGGTGTCGGCGAGGACGGCCTCTTCCACGCCGTCCAGACGCTGCGTCAGCTCGTCGGCGCGGGCGGGGAGATCCCCGGCGTCGTCGTGCGCGACTGGCCGGGCACGGCCGAGCGCGGCCTCACCGAGGGCTTCTACGGCCGCCCCTGGAGCCTGGAGCAGCGCCTCGCCCAGGTCGACTTCCTGGGCCGCACCAAGCAGAACCGCTATCTGTACGCGCCCGGCGACGACCCGTACCGCCAGGCGCAGTGGCGCGAGCCCTACCCGGCCGCGCAGCAGGAGGAGTTCCGCGCGCTCGCCGAGCGGGCCCGGGCCAACCACGTGACGCTCGGCTGGGCCGTGGCCCCCGCCCAGTCCATGTGCCTGGCCTCCGGCGCCGACGTGGCGGCCCTGACGCGGAAGATCGACGCGATGTGGGAGCTCGGGGTGCGCTCCTTCCAGCTCCAGTTCCCGGACGCCGGCTACGGCGAGTGGCACTGCGCGAAGGACGCCGACGCCTTCGGGCGGGACGCCGAGGGCGCGGCCGCCGCCCACGCGCGCGTGGCGAACGCCGTCGCCCGGCACCTCGCCGAGCGGTACCCGGACGGCGAACCGCTGACGGTGCTGCCGACGGAGTACTACCAGGACGGGACGACCGACTACCGCACGGAGCTCGCCGGGGCGCTCGAAGCGGACGTACGCGTCGCGTGGACGGGCGTCGGGGTCGTCCCGCGCACGATCACCGGCGGCGAACTGGCCGGGGCCCGCGAGGCGCTGGGCCACCCGCTGGTCACCATGGACAACTACCCGGTCAACGACTACGCGCAGGACCGGCTGTTCCTCGGCCCCTCCACGGGCCGGGACCCGGCCGTGGCGGCCGGATCCGCCGCCTTCCTCGCCCACGCCATGGAGCAGCCCGCCGCCTCCCGGATCCCGCTCTTCACCGCTGCCGACTACGCCTGGAACCCGAAGGGGTACCGGCCGCAGGAGTCCTGGCGCGCCGCCGTCGACGACCTCGCGGGCCCGGACCCGGCCGCCCGCGAGGCCCTGCGGGCGCTCGCCGGGAACGACGCCTCCTCGATCCTCGACCCGAAGGGCGAGTCGGCCTACCTGAAGCCGCTCATGGCCGCCTTCTGGGCCTCGCGCACGAGCCCCGACAGCGCCGCCGGCACGGCCGCGAAGGAGAAGGCGGCGCGCGAACTGCGGGCCGCGTTCACCGTGATGCGGCAGGCCCCCGAGCGGCTCGCGGCCACCGCCGGCGGCACCCTGGACGACGAGACGGGGCCCTGGCTGGAACAGCTCTCGCGGTACGGCCTGGCGGGCGAGACGGCGGTGGACATGCTGCTCGCCCAGTCGCGCGGCGACGGCGCGGCGGCCTGGCAGGCGCAGTTGCGCCTCGAACCGCTGAGGGAGGCCCTGAAGGCGAGCCGGGTAACGGTCGGCGCGGGAGTCCTCGACCCGTTCCTCACGCGCGCGGTGACGGAGTCGGCGGCCTGGACCGGCGCCGACCGGACCCCGGCCAACCAGGCAGACCGCGCCCCCGACTCGTACACCGTGCGGCTCGACCGGGCGCGGCCCGTGGAGGCCCTGACGGTGATGACCGCTCGTACGGACACGGACACGGGCACAGGCGCGGATTCGGGCGCTGGCGCGGAACAGGGCGCACGCGCGGGCACGGACGCGCGCGTGGAGGCGTACGTCCCCGGGGAGGGCTGGCGGGTGCTCGGCCCGCTGTCCGCCTCCGGCTGGACGCAGGCCGACCTGAAGGGTCTGCGCGCGGACGCGCTGCGGGTCGTCTGGAGCGGCGAGGGACCGGCGCCCGAGGTGCGCTCCTTGGTGCCGTGGTTCGCCGACGGGCCGCGTGCCGGGCTCGAACTGGCCCGCACGGAGACGGACGCGGAGATCGGCGGCCCCGCGCAGCGGGTGGACGTGGAGCTGACGGGGCTGCGCGCGGGCGAGGTGCGCGGGCCGATGACGGCGAAGGCCCCGAAGGGGATCGCGGTCCGGCTCCCGAAGCAGGCCGTGGTGGAGCGGGGTACGCGGACGACCGTCCCCCTGGAGGTGTCGGTGGGCGCGGACGTGCCGGCCGGTGCGTACCGGGTGCCGGTCTCCTTCGCGGGCGAGGAGCGGGTCCTGACCGTGCGGGCCTTCCCGCGTACGGCGGGCCCGGACCTGGCGCGGGCGGCGACGGCCTCCTCCTCGGGCGACGAGACTCCGGACTTCCCCGCCTCCTCGGCGGTGGACGGTGACGCGGCGACCCGCTGGTCCTCCCCGGCGGAGGACGGCGCCTGGTGGCAGCTGGAGCTGGCCGAGCCCGCGCGGATAGGCCAGGTCGTGCTGCACTGGCAGGACGCCCACGCCTCCCGCTACCGCGTCCAGGTCTCGGCCGACGGCCGCGTCTGGCGCACGGCGGCGACCGTCGCGGACGGGCGCGGCGGCCGGGAGTCGGTCCGCATGGACGCGGCGGACACGCGCTTCCTGCGGATACAGGGAGAGACGCGGGCGACCCCGTACGGCTACTCGCTCTGGTCGGTGGAGACATATGCGGTGGCCCCGCAGGACCCGCCGAAGAAGCCCGCGAAGGAGACGCCCGAGCAGCCGGAGGGCACACCCGAGGAGCCGGCGGGCACACCCGAGCGGCCTGAGGGCACGCCCGAGGAGCAGGACGCCCCCTGA